In the genome of Chloroflexota bacterium, one region contains:
- a CDS encoding YceI family protein yields the protein MKRNLIMMILLVFLLAACQTAEVAPAETEVPQTDVEAMPAADTHDEEMPAEEAAAPADGALTYTLAAGETTLSYSVGETFINQNNKFATAVGVTGSVAGTITLDTANLQSAALSTITAEVVEFTSDSSRRDNTIRDRFLESTKFPTVTFAPTAITGLPENYAPGDEITFQVMGDTTIRETTLPLAFNVSAKLENGALSGQATTTFLMSDFGFGPISIGGILETEDEVSMTLDYVAYP from the coding sequence ATGAAACGCAACTTGATAATGATGATTTTGCTGGTCTTTTTATTAGCAGCCTGCCAGACGGCGGAAGTTGCCCCGGCAGAAACCGAAGTCCCCCAGACTGATGTGGAAGCGATGCCCGCGGCGGATACCCATGATGAAGAAATGCCCGCCGAAGAGGCTGCTGCCCCCGCTGATGGCGCGCTGACCTACACCCTGGCCGCGGGTGAAACTACGCTGTCTTATTCGGTCGGCGAGACCTTCATCAACCAGAATAATAAATTCGCTACCGCGGTGGGTGTGACCGGCTCGGTTGCCGGAACGATTACGCTCGACACTGCCAACCTGCAGAGCGCCGCACTGAGTACGATCACCGCCGAGGTGGTTGAATTTACATCGGATAGCAGCCGACGCGATAACACCATTCGCGACCGTTTTCTGGAATCGACCAAATTTCCCACGGTGACGTTTGCGCCCACCGCCATCACAGGTCTGCCAGAGAACTACGCCCCTGGCGATGAGATCACGTTCCAGGTGATGGGTGATACTACGATCCGCGAGACTACTTTGCCGCTGGCCTTCAATGTTAGCGCCAAACTGGAAAATGGCGCCCTGAGCGGACAGGCTACGACTACTTTTCTGATGAGCGATTTTGGCTTTGGCCCGATCAGTATCGGCGGGATTTTAGAAACCGAAGACGAAGTTTCGATGACGCTGGATTATGTAGCCTATCCTTGA
- a CDS encoding DUF952 domain-containing protein, whose amino-acid sequence MSSSKTVIVHLCTRADWEVAQRAGAYRAASLESEGFIHCSRPDQIFKVVNTFYQQIPDLVLLWLEPEKIAAEIRWEAADGDEFPHIYGPLNLDAVIRVSDFLPDADGVYRTLPE is encoded by the coding sequence ATGTCATCGAGTAAAACCGTCATTGTACATCTCTGCACCCGTGCCGATTGGGAAGTTGCTCAAAGGGCCGGGGCGTACCGCGCCGCCTCATTAGAGAGCGAAGGCTTTATCCATTGTTCACGTCCCGACCAGATTTTTAAAGTAGTGAATACTTTTTATCAGCAAATTCCTGATTTGGTGCTCCTTTGGCTAGAGCCTGAAAAAATCGCCGCCGAAATCCGCTGGGAGGCCGCCGATGGCGACGAGTTCCCGCACATCTACGGGCCGCTCAACCTGGATGCGGTGATCCGCGTGAGCGATTTTCTCCCCGATGCCGATGGCGTGTATCGCACGCTGCCGGAATAA
- a CDS encoding YdcF family protein, with product MLTFFLSKFIPLFIYPVGLMWILLLLALWLRKRPGWQRAAMVIAIALLWIGGNTWVADSLARALEWQYFPPETLPHAEVIVLLSGGTQPAQYPRSTVEVGGSGDRVIYAAHLYHQGAAPYILASGGNVPLVGPDTTESEDMAVLLDMLGVPDDAIWLEKSSRNTAENAHYSWEFLVEKSIERIILVTSAKHMPRAVHIFEAQGFEVIPAPTDYSITEASWQQLWSPNLAAQLINFFPTASNLSGTTGALKEYLGMLFYTLQGVR from the coding sequence ATGCTCACTTTCTTTCTCTCAAAATTTATTCCCCTGTTTATCTATCCTGTCGGTCTGATGTGGATTTTGCTCCTGCTGGCGCTGTGGCTGCGCAAACGCCCCGGTTGGCAGCGTGCGGCGATGGTCATTGCGATTGCGTTGCTCTGGATTGGCGGTAATACTTGGGTCGCGGATAGCTTGGCACGCGCCCTCGAGTGGCAGTATTTCCCCCCTGAAACACTTCCCCACGCTGAGGTAATTGTGTTGCTTAGCGGCGGGACGCAGCCCGCTCAATATCCGCGTAGCACTGTTGAAGTGGGCGGGAGTGGAGACCGCGTGATTTACGCCGCGCATCTTTATCATCAGGGAGCGGCGCCATATATTCTCGCATCGGGGGGCAATGTTCCGCTGGTTGGGCCAGACACCACTGAATCCGAAGATATGGCTGTTCTGCTAGATATGCTGGGCGTGCCTGATGATGCGATCTGGCTGGAAAAATCATCGCGCAATACCGCCGAAAACGCTCACTATAGCTGGGAATTTTTGGTCGAAAAAAGCATCGAACGAATTATCCTCGTAACTTCAGCAAAACACATGCCGCGTGCTGTGCATATCTTCGAAGCGCAGGGTTTTGAAGTGATACCCGCGCCCACCGATTACAGTATCACCGAGGCTTCGTGGCAACAACTATGGTCGCCAAATTTGGCAGCCCAATTGATCAATTTTTTTCCGACAGCGAGTAATCTAAGCGGCACAACCGGGGCTTTAAAAGAATATTTGGGAATGTTGTTTTACACTTTGCAAGGAGTACGCTAA